The following are encoded in a window of Streptomyces griseiscabiei genomic DNA:
- the glgX gene encoding glycogen debranching protein GlgX — MQVWPGQAYPLGATYDGAGTNFAVFSEAAHRVELCLLDDDGSETAVELRETDAFVRHAYLPGVMPGQRYGFRVHGPYAPERGLRCNSAKLLLDPYARAISGSVKWGEEVYGYHFGAPEERNDLDSAPHMMTSVVVNPYFDWGDDRRPRTEYHHTVIYEAHVKGLTMRHPGLPEELRGTYAALAHPAIIEHLTELGVTALELMPVHQFVNDHRLADMGLGNYWGYNTIGFFAPHNAYASWGDRGQQVLEFKSAVRALHEAGIEVILDVVYNHTAEGNHLGPTLSFKGLDNSSYYRLTDDPRYYMDTTGTGNSLLMRSPHVLQLIMDSLRYWVTEMHVDGFRFDLAATLARQFHEVDRLSSFFDLVQQDPVVSQVKLIAEPWDVGEGGYQVGNFPPLWTEWNGKYRDTVRDLWRGEPRTLAEFASRLTGSSDLYQDDGRRPLASINFVTCHDGFTMRDLVSYNEKHNAANGEDNRDGESHNRSWNCGAEGETDDPGITALRVRQMRNLVATLMLSQGVPMLSHGDEFARSQGGNNNAYCQDNEVSWVPWPSGEDGDEDAPYGDLLEFTRAMVRLRKEHPVFRRRRFFHGRPVEGTHDELSDIAWFTPEGREMVQRDWDSSQAGALSVFLNGNAISEPGARGERISDDSFLLMVNASAGELEFVVPVNHGPQWQMVVDTGREDAVPVDGVKVAAGERVRLVDRSLVVFRRPA, encoded by the coding sequence ATGCAGGTCTGGCCTGGACAGGCGTATCCGCTCGGCGCCACGTACGACGGCGCCGGTACCAACTTCGCGGTCTTCTCGGAGGCCGCGCACCGAGTCGAGCTGTGTCTGCTGGACGACGACGGCTCCGAGACGGCGGTGGAACTGCGCGAGACGGACGCGTTCGTGCGGCACGCGTACCTGCCCGGTGTGATGCCGGGGCAGCGGTACGGCTTCCGTGTGCACGGCCCGTACGCGCCGGAGCGCGGGCTGCGCTGCAACTCCGCGAAGCTGCTCCTCGACCCGTACGCGCGTGCGATCAGCGGCTCGGTCAAGTGGGGGGAGGAGGTGTACGGCTACCACTTCGGGGCGCCGGAGGAGCGCAACGACCTGGACTCCGCCCCGCACATGATGACCTCGGTCGTGGTCAACCCGTACTTCGACTGGGGCGACGACCGGCGGCCCCGTACCGAGTACCACCACACGGTGATCTACGAGGCCCATGTCAAGGGCCTCACCATGCGGCACCCGGGGCTGCCCGAGGAACTGCGCGGGACGTACGCCGCGCTCGCCCACCCGGCGATCATCGAGCACCTGACCGAGCTGGGCGTCACGGCGCTGGAGCTGATGCCCGTACACCAGTTCGTGAACGACCACCGGCTGGCCGACATGGGCCTCGGCAACTACTGGGGCTACAACACCATCGGCTTCTTCGCCCCGCACAACGCGTACGCCTCCTGGGGCGACCGCGGGCAGCAGGTGCTGGAGTTCAAGTCGGCGGTCCGGGCACTGCACGAGGCGGGGATCGAGGTCATCCTCGACGTGGTCTACAACCACACCGCCGAGGGCAACCACCTGGGTCCGACCCTCTCCTTCAAGGGCCTCGACAACTCCTCGTACTACCGGCTCACGGACGACCCCCGCTACTACATGGACACCACGGGCACGGGGAACTCGCTGCTGATGCGGTCCCCGCACGTGCTGCAGCTGATCATGGACTCGCTGCGGTACTGGGTCACCGAGATGCATGTCGACGGGTTCCGCTTCGATCTCGCCGCGACCCTGGCCCGGCAGTTCCACGAGGTGGACCGGCTGTCGTCGTTCTTCGACCTCGTCCAGCAGGACCCCGTGGTCTCCCAGGTCAAGCTGATCGCCGAGCCCTGGGACGTCGGCGAGGGCGGCTACCAGGTGGGGAACTTCCCCCCGCTGTGGACCGAGTGGAACGGCAAGTACCGGGACACGGTGCGGGACCTGTGGCGGGGCGAGCCACGCACGCTCGCGGAGTTCGCGTCCCGGCTGACCGGCTCGTCCGATCTGTACCAGGACGACGGGCGGCGCCCGCTGGCCTCCATCAACTTCGTGACCTGCCACGACGGGTTCACGATGCGGGACCTCGTCTCCTACAACGAGAAGCACAACGCGGCCAACGGCGAGGACAACCGGGACGGGGAGAGCCACAACCGGTCCTGGAACTGCGGGGCCGAGGGCGAGACCGACGACCCCGGGATCACGGCGCTGCGGGTGCGGCAGATGCGCAACCTCGTCGCGACGCTGATGCTGTCGCAGGGGGTGCCGATGCTCAGCCACGGGGACGAGTTCGCGCGCTCCCAGGGCGGCAACAACAACGCGTACTGCCAGGACAACGAGGTGTCCTGGGTGCCGTGGCCCTCCGGGGAGGACGGGGACGAGGACGCGCCGTACGGGGATCTGCTGGAGTTCACCCGGGCGATGGTGCGGCTGCGGAAGGAGCATCCGGTCTTCCGGCGGCGGCGGTTCTTCCACGGGCGGCCGGTGGAGGGGACGCACGACGAGCTGTCGGACATCGCCTGGTTCACGCCCGAGGGACGGGAGATGGTGCAGCGGGACTGGGACTCCTCGCAGGCGGGGGCGCTGAGCGTGTTCCTGAACGGGAACGCGATCTCCGAGCCGGGGGCGCGCGGCGAGCGGATCTCCGACGACTCGTTCCTGTTGATGGTCAACGCGTCGGCGGGGGAGCTGGAGTTCGTGGTGCCGGTGAATCATGGGCCGCAGTGGCAGATGGTGGTGGAT
- a CDS encoding SAV2148 family HEPN domain-containing protein, whose product MGSGGLELPPGDAGDTGHEGNSTDVPPGAVSLARPMERGSIGPELDWNADAWLEVRTRAQRAGRAYIWLNLVEQRLRAVVAAVLRPIYEPVHGDDWVVAAAGPAGQEWVQRAVAVREVSRRKGYLLDPADDNVLSFLTLPQLRELMVQHWPCFEPYVDERRDVELALDELEVTRNVVSRNRALSEAVLAQAERASAKLLEILGAGSDVPSARRLPVDAVEDLVGERYADVVGVHPDRVRLLRQFPAEDLFGGARRLDAIGIGLNLLVQNFSGRRLVRLAEGGSRVRLLFLNPASSAVKRRERELGIKRGELSRAVEMNILHMRRVRSRLRDPGAFEIQVFDETPRFTAYLVDGDGTDGVAVVQTYLRRTRGMEAPVLVLRGGNRVLKAHENGEVGLFDTYREEFEVAWADSRPVS is encoded by the coding sequence GTGGGCTCGGGAGGGCTGGAGCTGCCTCCTGGTGACGCGGGCGACACGGGTCACGAGGGGAACTCCACAGATGTCCCACCCGGCGCGGTGTCCCTGGCGCGGCCGATGGAGAGGGGCTCCATCGGCCCGGAACTGGACTGGAACGCCGACGCCTGGCTCGAAGTGCGTACGCGCGCCCAGCGGGCCGGCCGCGCCTACATCTGGCTGAACCTCGTCGAGCAGCGGCTGCGCGCCGTGGTGGCCGCCGTGCTGCGCCCCATCTACGAGCCCGTCCACGGCGACGACTGGGTGGTGGCCGCCGCCGGGCCCGCCGGACAGGAGTGGGTGCAGCGGGCCGTCGCGGTCCGCGAGGTCAGCCGCCGCAAGGGCTATCTGCTCGACCCCGCCGACGACAACGTGCTCAGCTTCCTCACCCTGCCGCAGCTGCGCGAGCTGATGGTGCAGCACTGGCCCTGCTTCGAGCCGTACGTCGACGAGCGGCGCGACGTGGAACTGGCGCTGGACGAGCTGGAGGTCACCCGGAACGTCGTCTCCCGCAACCGCGCCCTCTCCGAGGCCGTCCTCGCCCAGGCGGAGCGCGCCTCGGCGAAGCTGCTGGAGATCCTGGGCGCGGGCAGCGACGTGCCCTCCGCGCGCCGGCTGCCCGTCGACGCCGTCGAGGACCTGGTCGGCGAGCGGTACGCGGACGTCGTCGGCGTCCACCCCGACCGGGTGCGGCTGCTGCGGCAGTTCCCCGCCGAGGACCTGTTCGGCGGCGCCCGCCGCCTCGACGCCATCGGCATAGGCCTGAACCTCCTCGTGCAGAACTTCTCCGGGCGGCGGCTGGTCCGGCTCGCCGAGGGCGGCAGCCGGGTCCGGCTGCTCTTCCTCAACCCGGCGTCCAGCGCGGTCAAGCGACGTGAGCGCGAACTGGGCATAAAACGAGGTGAGTTGAGCCGTGCCGTGGAGATGAACATCCTTCATATGCGCCGGGTCCGCTCCCGGCTGCGCGACCCCGGCGCCTTCGAGATCCAGGTCTTCGACGAGACCCCCCGCTTCACCGCCTACCTCGTGGACGGCGACGGCACGGACGGTGTCGCGGTCGTCCAGACCTATCTGCGGCGCACCCGGGGCATGGAGGCACCCGTCCTCGTCCTGCGCGGCGGCAACCGGGTCCTCAAGGCGCACGAGAACGGCGAAGTCGGACTTTTCGATACCTATCGCGAGGAGTTCGAAGTGGCGTGGGCGGACTCCCGGCCGGTGTCGTGA
- a CDS encoding 3'-5' exonuclease produces MGWHRQLLIGFDLETTGTDPREARIVTGAVIEVRDGEPVGHREWLADPGMEIPAEAVAVHGITNARATAEGRPADQVADAIADVLVSYWKTGVPVVAYNAAFDLTLLSAELRRYALPSLRDRLGGQDPAPVVDPYTIDRSVDRYRRGKRNLEAVCGEYGVPLDAAHDASADALAAARLARAIAERHPKVAALGPAELHLRQIEWYAQWAADFQAFLRRKGDPEAAVDATWPLRELEDETV; encoded by the coding sequence ATGGGTTGGCACCGGCAGCTGCTGATCGGCTTCGACCTGGAGACCACCGGGACGGACCCGCGCGAGGCGCGGATCGTCACGGGCGCGGTGATCGAGGTCAGGGACGGGGAGCCGGTCGGACACCGGGAATGGCTCGCCGACCCGGGCATGGAGATCCCGGCGGAGGCGGTGGCGGTGCACGGCATCACCAACGCCCGCGCCACGGCCGAGGGCAGACCGGCCGACCAGGTCGCCGACGCCATCGCCGACGTCCTCGTCTCCTACTGGAAGACGGGCGTCCCGGTCGTGGCGTACAACGCGGCCTTCGACCTGACCCTGCTCTCCGCCGAGCTGCGCCGGTACGCCCTGCCGTCCCTGCGCGACCGCCTCGGCGGCCAGGACCCGGCGCCGGTCGTCGACCCGTACACGATCGACCGCTCCGTGGACCGCTACCGCCGGGGCAAGCGCAATCTGGAAGCGGTCTGCGGGGAGTACGGCGTGCCGCTGGACGCCGCGCACGACGCGTCCGCCGACGCCCTGGCCGCCGCCCGGCTCGCCCGCGCGATAGCCGAGCGCCACCCGAAGGTCGCCGCCCTCGGCCCGGCCGAGCTGCATCTGCGTCAGATCGAGTGGTACGCGCAGTGGGCCGCCGACTTCCAGGCGTTCCTGCGCCGCAAGGGCGACCCCGAAGCGGCCGTCGACGCGACCTGGCCGCTGCGCGAACTGGAGGACGAAACGGTATGA
- a CDS encoding GNAT family N-acetyltransferase: MTATVVTLREVRDSDLPLFWRHWSDPEAQRMAAFTGAYQYDRELFDSHWAKLRADPEVLNRTVVADGEVVGSIAVFGPADEREITYWIDRAHWGRHIATAALTALLDLVPTRPLHAYAAADNTGSIRVLQKCGFVVTGHDRGFARARDAETDEVVLILRAA, from the coding sequence ATGACCGCGACAGTGGTCACCCTGCGCGAAGTACGCGACAGCGACTTGCCGTTGTTCTGGCGGCACTGGTCCGATCCCGAGGCACAGCGGATGGCCGCCTTCACCGGGGCGTACCAGTACGACAGGGAGCTCTTCGACAGCCACTGGGCGAAGCTCCGCGCCGACCCCGAGGTGCTGAACCGCACGGTGGTCGCCGACGGCGAGGTCGTCGGCTCGATCGCGGTCTTCGGCCCAGCGGACGAACGCGAGATCACCTACTGGATCGACCGCGCCCACTGGGGCCGCCACATCGCCACGGCCGCCCTCACCGCCCTGCTCGACCTCGTGCCCACCCGGCCCCTGCACGCCTACGCGGCCGCGGACAACACCGGCTCGATCCGGGTCCTGCAGAAGTGCGGCTTCGTCGTCACCGGCCACGACCGGGGCTTTGCCCGGGCCCGCGACGCCGAGACCGACGAAGTGGTGCTCATACTCCGGGCAGCCTGA
- a CDS encoding phosphotransferase enzyme family protein, translating into MDETRAREVLAAAGVLPTAAGEARLLALGENAVFAAGDLVVKVGRDAGLLDRARRELTVAGWLAEADVPAVRAAGPEALLVEGHPVTVWHRLPDSVRPAGARDVAELLRLVHALPAPDFALPRRELLGGVERWLRLAGDAIDPADAAYLRARRDGFAAASAALVPHLPPGAVHGDALPRNVHIGPGGPVLVDLETFSGDLREHDLVVMALSHDRYGLPTEEYEAFTDAYGWDVREWEGCSVLRGARETASCAWVAQHAPSNPKALAEFERRVASLRDGDETVRWYPF; encoded by the coding sequence ATGGACGAGACACGGGCCCGGGAGGTACTGGCCGCGGCCGGTGTGCTGCCCACCGCGGCCGGGGAGGCGCGGCTGCTCGCGCTGGGCGAGAACGCGGTGTTCGCCGCCGGTGACCTGGTGGTCAAGGTGGGCCGTGACGCCGGACTCCTCGACCGGGCCCGCCGCGAGCTGACCGTCGCGGGCTGGCTCGCCGAGGCGGACGTCCCCGCGGTGCGGGCCGCCGGGCCGGAGGCCCTGCTCGTCGAGGGGCACCCGGTGACGGTGTGGCACCGTCTGCCCGACTCCGTACGCCCGGCCGGCGCCCGTGATGTGGCCGAACTCCTACGGCTGGTCCACGCCCTGCCCGCGCCCGACTTCGCACTGCCCCGCCGTGAACTGCTCGGCGGGGTGGAACGCTGGCTACGGCTCGCCGGGGACGCGATCGACCCGGCGGACGCGGCGTATCTCCGTGCGCGCCGCGACGGGTTCGCGGCGGCCTCGGCGGCCCTCGTCCCGCATCTGCCGCCGGGTGCCGTGCACGGCGACGCCCTCCCCCGCAACGTCCACATCGGGCCCGGCGGTCCGGTCCTCGTCGACCTGGAGACCTTCTCCGGCGACCTCCGCGAACACGACCTGGTCGTCATGGCCCTCTCCCACGACCGCTACGGCCTGCCGACCGAGGAGTACGAGGCCTTCACGGACGCCTACGGCTGGGACGTGCGGGAGTGGGAGGGCTGCTCCGTGCTGCGGGGCGCCCGGGAGACGGCCAGCTGTGCCTGGGTCGCCCAGCACGCGCCGAGCAACCCCAAGGCCCTGGCCGAGTTCGAACGGCGGGTCGCCTCACTGCGCGACGGGGACGAGACGGTCCGCTGGTATCCGTTCTGA